A stretch of the Gammaproteobacteria bacterium genome encodes the following:
- a CDS encoding solute:sodium symporter family transporter, whose amino-acid sequence MTFQPLDLAAFAGFLALVVGVSLYASRGRHDAAGYFLAGRNLPWWLIGFSLIASNISTEHFVGMAGRGYDLGLAIASYEWMAAVTLVLVGLFFLPRFLQAGIYTIPEFLEYRYDARTRTLMAAYIMAAYVLVALATVLYSGALALESIFGLDIGAGIWLIGILAGGYTIYGGLKAVVWSDLIQSVALLLGGVLVTVLGFRAIGGVEPFLAAAEGKLHTVLPWNHPEMPWLAVFIGGLWIPNIFYWGLNQFITQRTLAARSLADAQRGIFLAGFIKLLIPFIIVFPGIMAAELFADQVTNPDQAYPVMMRELLPAGLTGLMFAALFGAVMSSLDSMLNSAATIFSVDIYKRHLRPRASSRRLMTVGRVATAVLALIGCLWAPLVARAGSVFEYIQMFWGFISPGIVAAFLFGLFVPRTPPRAAFGGMVLGVPVYGLLLWLLPEVAFLHHMAITFLVICAFMLAVTRARPLTEERTLPRSAAAVDLTPASGGRLWAGGVIAGAAALYIVFW is encoded by the coding sequence ATGACCTTCCAACCCCTCGACCTCGCCGCCTTTGCGGGCTTTCTTGCCCTCGTGGTCGGGGTGTCGCTGTATGCCTCGCGCGGCAGGCACGACGCGGCGGGATACTTTCTCGCGGGCCGCAATCTGCCGTGGTGGCTGATCGGTTTCTCGCTGATCGCGTCCAACATCTCCACGGAGCACTTCGTGGGCATGGCGGGCCGCGGGTACGATCTCGGGCTGGCCATCGCCAGCTACGAGTGGATGGCCGCGGTCACGCTCGTGCTGGTGGGCCTGTTCTTCCTGCCGCGCTTTCTCCAGGCCGGCATCTACACCATTCCGGAGTTCCTGGAATACCGTTACGACGCGCGCACGCGCACGCTCATGGCGGCCTACATCATGGCGGCCTATGTCCTGGTGGCCCTGGCCACGGTGCTTTACTCGGGGGCGCTGGCCCTGGAATCCATCTTCGGGCTGGACATCGGGGCGGGCATCTGGCTGATCGGGATTCTGGCCGGCGGCTACACCATCTACGGGGGCCTGAAGGCCGTCGTGTGGTCGGACCTCATCCAGAGCGTGGCGCTGCTTCTGGGCGGCGTTCTCGTGACGGTGCTCGGCTTTCGCGCGATCGGGGGCGTGGAGCCCTTTCTCGCGGCGGCCGAGGGCAAGCTGCACACCGTTCTCCCGTGGAACCACCCCGAGATGCCGTGGCTGGCGGTCTTCATCGGCGGACTCTGGATCCCCAACATCTTCTACTGGGGGCTGAACCAGTTCATCACCCAGCGGACGCTGGCCGCGCGCAGCCTGGCGGACGCGCAGCGCGGCATCTTCCTGGCCGGCTTCATCAAGCTGCTCATCCCCTTCATCATCGTCTTTCCGGGGATCATGGCCGCGGAGCTGTTCGCCGACCAGGTGACGAATCCGGATCAGGCGTATCCGGTGATGATGCGCGAGCTACTGCCCGCGGGGCTGACCGGGCTCATGTTCGCGGCGCTCTTCGGGGCGGTGATGAGCTCCCTCGACTCGATGCTCAATTCGGCCGCGACCATCTTCAGCGTCGACATCTACAAGCGGCACCTGCGCCCGCGGGCTTCGTCGCGGAGGCTCATGACTGTCGGTCGGGTGGCGACGGCGGTCCTGGCGCTGATCGGGTGCCTGTGGGCGCCGCTGGTTGCACGGGCGGGGAGCGTGTTCGAGTACATCCAGATGTTCTGGGGATTCATCTCGCCGGGGATCGTGGCCGCCTTCCTGTTCGGTCTGTTCGTGCCCCGGACGCCGCCGCGGGCGGCCTTCGGCGGAATGGTCCTGGGGGTGCCGGTGTACGGCCTGCTGCTCTGGCTGCTTCCGGAAGTCGCGTTCCTGCATCACATGGCGATCACCTTCCTCGTGATCTGCGCGTTCATGCTGGCGGTGACGCGGGCCCGTCCGCTCACGGAGGAGCGCACGCTGCCGCGATCCGCAGCGGCGGTGGATCTGACGCCGGCGTCCGGCGGGCGCCTGTGGGCCGGAGGCGTCATTGCCGGGGCGGCTGCTCTGTACATCGTCTTCTGGTAG